A region of Anaerolineae bacterium DNA encodes the following proteins:
- the pdhA gene encoding pyruvate dehydrogenase (acetyl-transferring) E1 component subunit alpha — protein MAGKILSQQVAAVNELSPTELLDLYHQMVLIRRFEEKSAELYTAGLIGGFLHLYIGEEAIAVGACKALGKEDHLLTPYRDHGWAIARGLDPKRVMAELLGKATGVSGGKGGSMHLASAEHRYWGGHAIVGGHMPLATGVALAIQYLGEDDAVLCVLGEGSTNIGYFHESINLAAVWKLPVVYLVENNLYGMGTAISRVSAVSNVFERGCAYGIANNQVNGQDVLAVYRAVREALDHARHEGPYLLEALTYRYAGHSMGDPERYRQKAEIEQWRARDPILLFEKELQSRGIATEEEFTQIRQTVENELIEIVRFAQESPEPDDTALCEHVYVNPIPHQ, from the coding sequence GTGGCTGGCAAGATTTTATCGCAACAGGTAGCAGCGGTAAATGAGTTGTCGCCAACCGAGCTGCTCGATCTTTATCATCAAATGGTGCTCATCCGCCGCTTTGAAGAAAAGTCGGCCGAGCTTTACACGGCTGGCTTGATCGGTGGCTTTTTGCATCTGTACATCGGAGAAGAGGCGATCGCCGTAGGCGCCTGCAAGGCTTTGGGCAAGGAAGACCACCTTCTGACCCCTTACCGAGATCACGGCTGGGCCATCGCCCGTGGCCTGGATCCCAAACGAGTAATGGCCGAGCTGCTGGGCAAAGCGACGGGCGTTAGCGGTGGCAAGGGAGGCTCTATGCACTTGGCTAGCGCCGAGCACCGCTATTGGGGTGGACACGCCATCGTCGGTGGACATATGCCCCTGGCTACGGGCGTCGCCCTAGCAATTCAATACCTGGGTGAGGATGATGCCGTGCTGTGTGTGCTCGGAGAGGGCTCGACCAATATTGGCTATTTCCACGAATCAATCAACCTGGCGGCCGTGTGGAAGCTGCCGGTGGTCTATCTGGTCGAGAACAACCTGTACGGCATGGGGACCGCGATCAGCCGCGTCTCGGCGGTGTCTAACGTCTTCGAGCGGGGGTGCGCATACGGCATTGCCAACAACCAGGTGAACGGCCAGGACGTCCTGGCGGTGTATCGGGCCGTGCGTGAGGCCCTGGACCACGCCCGCCACGAGGGGCCTTACCTGCTGGAGGCGCTGACGTATCGTTACGCTGGCCACTCCATGGGCGATCCAGAACGTTACCGCCAGAAGGCGGAGATCGAGCAATGGCGCGCTCGCGATCCCATCTTGCTGTTTGAGAAGGAGCTGCAATCGAGGGGGATTGCCACTGAGGAGGAGTTTACGCAGATCCGGCAGACGGTAGAAAATGAGCTAATTGAGATTGTGCGCTTCGCTCAGGAGAGCCCCGAGCCAGATGACACGGCCCTGTGCGAGCATGTCTACGTCAACCCGATCCCGCACCAATAA
- a CDS encoding radical SAM protein → MCVACLRQRPAEALAVARRAHVQTRREFGLPPEPPRTEGGVQCTLCANECLIGEGERGYCGLRTVCHGRLVHLAGTPARGLLHWYRDPLPTNCVADWVCPGHHAHGYHNLAVFYASCTFNCLFCQNWHFREASPIRGQGMSAQALADVANSRTFCVCYFGGDPSAQMAHALAASRLLAARGVRICWETNGNLHPRWLDRAVELSLISGGCLKFDLKAYNDTVHQALTGVSNRRTLENFARAAQRIGERPDPPLLVASTLLVPGYVDAAEVSAIARFIASLNPHIPYALLAFAPNFYMPDLPCTSVQHAEEAEAAARAAGLTNVHIGNRHLLIRREDELV, encoded by the coding sequence GTGTGTGTCGCTTGTCTGCGACAACGGCCGGCAGAGGCCCTTGCTGTCGCTCGCCGCGCCCACGTCCAGACGCGACGCGAATTCGGACTGCCCCCTGAGCCGCCGCGCACTGAAGGCGGCGTGCAGTGCACGCTGTGCGCCAACGAGTGCCTTATCGGCGAGGGAGAGCGCGGATATTGCGGCCTGCGCACCGTGTGCCACGGCCGGCTGGTCCATCTCGCCGGGACACCTGCCCGTGGCCTGCTTCACTGGTATCGCGATCCACTGCCCACCAACTGCGTCGCTGACTGGGTCTGCCCCGGCCATCATGCCCACGGCTATCACAACTTGGCCGTGTTCTACGCCAGCTGCACCTTCAATTGTCTGTTTTGTCAAAACTGGCACTTCCGCGAGGCTTCGCCCATACGCGGACAGGGGATGAGCGCTCAAGCCTTGGCAGATGTGGCGAACTCACGCACCTTCTGCGTCTGCTACTTCGGCGGCGATCCCTCCGCGCAGATGGCACATGCCCTAGCCGCTTCCCGTTTGCTGGCCGCCCGCGGGGTTCGCATCTGCTGGGAAACCAATGGCAACTTGCATCCCAGGTGGCTCGACCGCGCGGTGGAGCTCTCGCTGATCAGCGGGGGATGTCTCAAATTCGATCTGAAGGCCTATAATGATACAGTGCACCAGGCGCTAACCGGGGTGAGCAACCGACGCACGCTGGAGAACTTCGCCCGCGCTGCCCAGCGCATCGGCGAGCGCCCCGATCCGCCACTGTTGGTGGCCAGTACGCTGCTAGTGCCGGGTTACGTAGATGCCGCCGAAGTTAGTGCAATCGCTCGTTTCATCGCTAGCCTCAACCCCCATATCCCGTATGCTCTCCTGGCCTTTGCGCCGAACTTCTACATGCCCGATCTGCCGTGCACGTCTGTCCAGCACGCCGAAGAGGCCGAAGCGGCCGCGCGCGCGGCCGGCTTGACCAACGTGCACATTGGGAACAGACACCTGTTGATACGGCGAGAGGATGAACTTGTTTGA
- a CDS encoding LacI family transcriptional regulator, with protein sequence MATIRDVARQAGVSVATVSRTLSGDPRVSDQTRRRVLQAIEELDYRPDQVARSLRRRRNNLIGLIVSSIENVFFTEVAHAAEQAAHQRGYNLIVCNTDENPQREESYLEILNQQLVSGVILAPAPGEAKHLIRFIEGGLPIVLINRRLPHLPCSSITSDDEEAAYQCVTHLIREGRRRIAAITGLSGVFTTQERLRGYRRALEEAGMAVDPSFEVSGQACLTGGYEAARTLMQRVPQPDALFVFNNLMTQGAVMALQDLGLRWPDQVDVAGFGAFEVARLYRPPLTLIAQPTHEMGRRAVELLIDQVEHRRENRPQMVVLRNRLIPREAWLRPDASRRIAYDN encoded by the coding sequence TTGGCCACGATCAGAGATGTAGCCCGACAGGCTGGCGTTTCTGTGGCAACGGTGAGCCGCACCCTGTCGGGAGATCCGAGGGTCAGTGATCAGACTCGACGACGGGTCCTTCAGGCCATCGAGGAATTGGATTACCGGCCTGATCAGGTAGCCCGCTCCCTGCGACGTCGGCGCAACAACCTCATTGGGCTCATTGTGTCCTCCATCGAAAACGTCTTCTTCACCGAGGTTGCCCACGCTGCAGAACAGGCGGCCCATCAACGCGGGTATAACCTGATCGTCTGCAACACGGACGAAAACCCCCAGCGCGAGGAGAGCTATTTGGAGATTCTGAACCAACAATTGGTCAGCGGGGTGATCCTAGCTCCGGCCCCAGGCGAGGCCAAGCACCTGATCCGTTTCATCGAGGGAGGGCTCCCTATCGTGCTCATCAATCGCCGCTTACCGCATCTGCCATGCTCCTCTATCACCTCAGATGATGAGGAGGCAGCGTACCAGTGTGTGACCCATCTCATCCGAGAGGGACGCCGCCGGATCGCCGCCATTACAGGGTTGTCTGGCGTCTTCACCACTCAGGAGCGCCTGCGCGGCTATCGTCGAGCGCTTGAGGAGGCAGGCATGGCCGTGGACCCATCCTTTGAGGTGTCTGGGCAGGCGTGTCTGACAGGTGGATATGAGGCCGCTCGCACCTTGATGCAGCGTGTACCTCAACCGGATGCGCTCTTCGTCTTTAACAACCTAATGACCCAAGGCGCTGTGATGGCCTTGCAGGATTTAGGTCTGCGTTGGCCAGATCAGGTGGACGTCGCCGGCTTTGGTGCGTTTGAAGTGGCACGTCTGTATCGGCCGCCGTTGACCCTGATTGCCCAGCCAACCCATGAGATGGGGCGGCGTGCGGTGGAGCTCCTCATTGACCAGGTAGAGCATCGTCGAGAGAATCGGCCACAGATGGTAGTCTTACGCAACCGGCTCATCCCGCGTGAGGCCTGGCTGCGTCCGGATGCCTCGCGACGCATCGCTTACGATAACTGA